One Mercenaria mercenaria strain notata chromosome 12, MADL_Memer_1, whole genome shotgun sequence DNA segment encodes these proteins:
- the LOC123533623 gene encoding uncharacterized protein LOC123533623, whose translation MSESKEMEKLRLVTYLSPGIPVEIFETFMNYQEEVTGRDAYLIYESRWSGPPADRTDPFTANEVDIAFMESTDYLRLVKHNNKFIELCGVGPVHVHPKNTGRPVYYSDIIINARNKLKYKELHDLRGHTFGFSSRNSVSGSVVMLEQLKKLGQDASFFGKVYESGSHLASIRSVLDSDVDVAAVDSNVLAGFLRSHPNFKDDLHVISSLGPLPTYAIVFNTRLSEKLQSQITKGFLGMTKSMKWNAQLQNHGISGFLPIDSSHYDIEKDLKTAIGKLSMSSTYY comes from the exons ATGTCTGAATCCAAGGAAATGGAGAAACTACGACTGGTCACCTACCTGTCACCAGGTATACCCGTGGAGATATTCGAGACATTCATGAATTACCAGGAGGAAGTGACAGGTAGAGACGCGTACCTGATCTATGAGTCACGATGGTCAGGACCCCCTGCAGACAGGACTGATCCTTTCACAGCTAACGAGGTTGACATTG catttatGGAGAGCACAGATTATCTTAGGCTGGTTAAACATAACAATAAATTCATAGAACTTTGTGGTGTAGGACCAGTCCATGTTCATCCAAAAAACACAGGAAGACCAGTCTACTATAGTGACATCATTATCAATGCCAGAAACAA ATTAAAGTACAAAGAGTTGCACGATCTTAGAGGCCATACATTTGGATTTAGTTCAAGGAACTCTGTCTCGGGCAGTGTAGTTATGTTGGAACAATTGAAAAAACTCGGACAGGATGCTTCATTCTTCGGGAAAGTTTATGAATCAG GTTCTCATCTTGCTTCTATAAGGAGTGTTTTAGACAGTGATGTGGATGTGGCAGCCGTCGACTCCAATGTTCTCGCAGGTTTTCTACGATCGCATCCAAACTTTAAGGATGATTTACATGTAATTAGCTCGTTAGGACCTCTACCGACATATGCTATAGTGTTTAATACAAGATTATCAG AAAAATTGCAATCTCAGATCACGAAAGGATTTCTTGGCATGACCAAATCGATGAAGTGGAATGCGCAGCTGCAGAACCATGGGATATCTGGATTTTTGCCGATAGATTCCTCACATTACGATATCGAAAAAGATCTGAAAACTGCCATCGGCAAACTCTCAATGTCGTCTACTTATTATTAG